CAGCCAGGGAGGCTATGAGCCAGGAGAGTTCATAGGTTCACTCTGGCTATGTGTGGAGAACAGACTGGGGGGCAAGAAGGGATATGGGAGCAGGAGATAGAGGTGGCTGTatgtccaggagggagaggatggAGGCTGAGCCAGGGTGGAGCACTGGAGGGGGAGAAGAGTTTAGATTCTGGACGGATTTTGTAGGTGGAGCCCGCAGGGTTTGGGGACAGATTGGATGTGGGTGTGAGGGAAATAGAGGGCTCAGGAAACACTCTGAGGTGTTTGGCCTGAACCACTGGGCTAACATACGAAAAGAGAAATGGCTCTTATCTCTGGTCAAGGGTCACTAAGAATTTCTACTTCTATATTAGGGATTTTTGTAAGTTTGAGGTTgctgttattttaaacaaatataggtaatatttttaaacagaaaaagttttagaaaaaataaaaattccccagAGATTCCACCTCTAGGACCTTCCCTGAATGGACTCAGAAGTCAGTCTGTCTCTATACTCAAATTCATGTGTGAAAACCTCCTGTTTAAGGATGCCACTGTCCATGCCTGGCCTACCAGCATCCCTAGGCTGAGGCTGCTCAGGGCAGCCCAGTCTCAGTGCTGTGGTCTTTCCATACAATGCTGACCCACAATCCTGGCCCACTCCCACCCTACCACATCATCTGGACTATGGAAGTTGCCTCCTCACTTGTCTTCCTACTCCTTCTACCCTCCACAGTCTGCTCTCCACACATAATCAGAGAGGGCCTGTGAACCCTTCAGTCAGACCAGGGCTCTCCTAACTCAGAGTCTTCCCTTGGCTCCCACTCCCCTCTGCCATAGGAGTGGACACTCTTCAGTCTCTTGTACCCACTTATACCTCCCATCTCAGAGTATTTGCACATGCTGTACCCTTCTTCTGGGgcactctttttccttcttcagttAACTCTTCCTATTCAGGTCTCTGCTAAGGCAGCACCCCCTCTGAGAAGTCCTCATTAATGGGTCATGTCCCTTGGTATAGGATTTCCAGCTCTTTGTCTTCACCTCATTTTTGTTCTTGTGAATATTTAGCTAAAATCTATCTCAGATTGGACAGAGCTAAACAGAAACCTTCTCAGAGTTGGTTCATAGCTATACCCCTGGTGTGACACAGATGCTCAATGAACAGTTTCCATCTTAAAACTAagttgttctttgtttttatttttttaatatatttttatttattttagagagggaggaggagaaagtgatagaaacatcaatgatgagagagaatcattgattagttgcttcctgcacgccccccaatggggatcaaacccacaacctgggcatatgccctgacccagaattgaaccatgacctcctgattcataggtcaatgttcaaccacggagctacactggctgggcaaagcTAAGTTTTCTCTTCTGCAAAATAAGGTTAATTATACCATCTTCCAAGTCTTATTTTATGGACTCAACTCTCATCCAGAAATGATTCAATGAGCATCCTCTCTGTGCCATGCATTGTTCCAGGTGCTAAGGAAAAATGCACAGTATGTCACAGGATGATAAGAGCCATGGACAAAAATCAAATGAAGGAATAAAGGAGGTTTAAATTTTACACTGATGCCAATGAAGGCCTCACACTCAAAAGTTGATATTTAAGCaaagactggaaggaaagagTATGCCATGTGAGTATAGAAAAAGAGCCATCAGGCTCAGGTTACATTCAATGTATAGCACCTTTGAAGGTAACCTCATCTGGGATGCTGAGATGCCTGAGGAATATGGCAGAGGGTCGGGGGTGGGTGTGAGGACAGAGATGATATCAGCTGATGCATGCAGAGGTCCTTTGTGTTCCAGCTTCTCCCAACACATCTCATCGCTCACCCTGACCCACCTCACACTATAGGCCTCTGTACACTCTGCTTCCTCCAGCTGGCATCCCTTCCCACCTCTTCTCTGAAGTCGTCCTTTCCTCATCCTTCAAGTCTCAGCTTAGGCATCTCTTCCTTCAGAAAGCCCCTTCTGATCATCCCAGATGGAGACAAGCACCTCTTCTGGGTGTCCCCAGTCCCCTGGGCTTGCCCCAGCCCAAACCACTCTGGCTGTCATTGGTGATGAGTCTGTCTCTCTCCATACCGGACTACAGGCTTCATGGGGGCCTATCTTGGTAATCAGGACAAAGTATGGCaagcatttgttaaataaataagtgaatggggcccagccagggtggctcagtgattagccAACGACCCATTTGAttcccagggcacaggcccacttgcaggaggcaacccatccatgtttctctctcattaatgtttctatctttctatccctccccctcccactctctctaaagtcaatacaaacatattaaaaataaataaatgaatggagagGAGGGATCCCAGGTAGGGAGGTCTCACATGGATGCGGCAGCCATCATCTACGGGGTAGGAGCCCAGTAGCGCATCCTCCTGATCCAGCTTGCTGCAGAACTTCTCGTCCGCTCCATAAAGTTCCAGTTCCATGCAAGACGCAGGGCTGCCCACCACCAGCTCTAGTTTACACTGCGAGGAGTAGGGGATGTGGAGAGGTTGGAGAGGAGGAAGGCTGTCAGTGGCTCCACCCCCTACCCAGACTCCCCGCCCCTTGTATCAATAACCATCACCCCCTCCTTACTCCTCCAAGAGACCCATCATTTTAGGACCCAATTGGTtatccctggccctgccccctctgctcTTGTGCCCGCCCCTGAAACCTCTGATtttcccaggccctgcctccttctctgGCACCTCCGGTTCCTTCTGGCCTCGCTCCACTGAGGCCCGGTCCCCAATCCTTGCAACCTCGGTTTATTTCTGGCCCCTCCCTGTGATGGGGAAGCCCATCCATTTCTCCCTTGCCCATCCCCTCCGGACCCCGCCCCTCGGCCACACCTTGAATTCAGCTATCGTGAGGCTGCGACTGTACCGCTTCTCGGAGCGAAAGCTGTTAAGAGAGCTGCTGATGAAAACGGTCACAGTGGGCGCCGATAACCCCGTCACCTCCATCTTgcgctctgggggtgggggtgtgtggggggaggggggagtctgtAGCCCCGTCAGCCACCTCACGCCGGCTCCGCCGCGGCCACCACGGGCAtatccacctctccctgctcccgaCCTGGCCAATCGGCGCGCTCCTGCAGGAAGGTCCGCCAATCGCCGCTGTCTCCTCAGCTCCGGAAGCGCTCCCGTTTTCTAGGTCCAGCCAATCCTGAGAGGCCGGACTGGGTGCAGTTCTTCCAATAGCAGCCCGGCAAACGGCCGGGGGCGAAGGTGAAGCCGGGAGAAAAGACTGGCAGGCGTTCCCCCGGCCGGAGGGAAGCTCGCGCATGCGCACCGGCCTTCGGCTCCCCAAGAGCAATGGCTTCTAGAAGTATGCCAAGTGCTTTTCGCGTTACGTGACGCGTCGTATTCCCGGCTCTCGTCCCATACTATTCTATAAACTGGGGAAGCGAGGCCCACAGGTCGGAAGCAATTACTTTAGGATATCAAAAGATTGAAGCAAGTAATTAATCAAATCTAAACGCAGAGAGCCGAGCACAAAACCGCTACCAGCCAGTGCTTGCGTGCAGCTCCGCCCCTCTCTAGGCGAAGCCACTAAGCCTGACCCTTCCCGCGACCCGTCGTGAGGCGGAGCGAACGAGAGCGGGAGGCTTGGCGGGTAGTGCTGCGCTATGGAACCGGACGGGACCTACGAACCGGGTTTCGTGGGTATTCGATTCTGCCAGGAATGGTGAGAGAGGGTAACAGGTGTGGAAGGGGAGCAAGTAATGGCCCCAGACTGACCTCTGGCCTCCCGTCCCCACAGTAACAACATGCTTTACCCCAAGGAGGACAAGGAGAACCGCATTTTGCTCTACGCGGTGAGCACGAGTCCGCGGGTGCCCCGGTCTTCCCACGGGTCCACCCGACCCCATCGTGGCCCCGCCCTGCTCCACATGGCCGCTACTCCCTGTTCCGCCCGATTGTCCTGGTTTCTAATATCCCAAAATGAACCCGACTTCCCGTCTTTCCCTATCTCGAGGTGATTCTCGATACCCCCCATTATCCCAACCTTGAGACTCCATCCCCTGGTCCTCCTCTCCGGGgaagcccctgccctccctttcagtgGCCTCTTCCTGCCCCACGCGCCCTCCCGCAGTGCCGGAACTGTGACTACCAGCAGGAAGCCGACAACAGCTGCATCTACGTCAACAAAATCACGCACGAAGTGGAGTGAGTGCAGGACCGGACTTTAGGGACGGGGTTCTTGGAGCCCCTATCAGAGCATAATTATCCACCCTCTTCTCGCTCAGCGAACTGACCCAGATCATCGCCGACGTGTCCCAGGACCCCACGTTGCCGCGAACCGAGGACCACCCGTGCCAAAAGTGAGCGCGCAGCTGTCTATTCCGGAGGGAGGGTGGCTCGTCCTCACCCGgcagaaaggggaggaggagagagggaagggttTGGTAACTGAGTGGCTAACTGTCCCCTCAGGTGCGGCCACAAGGAGGCGGTATTCTTCCAGTCGCACAGTGCCCGTGCGGAGGTGAGTGGCATGAAGAAGGCTTTCTGTCTATCCTGTGTCCTTGGTCCTTCCTGGGAGCGGGGATACCAATACTGAGGGGAGCCTGCCCTTCCTGGCGTCCTGAGCTGGGCCCTTACTGGTGGGAAAGGCCCCCTTGTCTTTTTTGGGGGTGAGGCTCTGCTGGATGGACGTTCCATGTTGTGCCCTCCCCTGGGTCCAGAACCTTCCTAACCTTGCATCCTTTTTGCCAGGACGCCATGCGCTTGTACTATGTGTGCACCGCCCCTCACTGCGGCCACCGCTGGACGGAGTGAACCACCCTCCCCCTCGTGGAATAAATGCTGTGTCCTGTGAGTGCCtgtgctgtttattttatttgcctCTCATGGATTGGACACCGGGTTCACAGTCTCAAGCAGCGCGGTGCAGGGCCCAGTGCTGCGCGAAAGTGTTGGCCTCGAACTGGTGAAGCCACAGATCGTGCACACATGTAACTTCTCACGGAGCTCACGGTAAGCAGTAAGCGTAGCTGGCTGGCTGACCCGCCGTGCACCTTGGCAAGATGCGTTTCAAGCTATCAGTGCTATGTAAATGCTTTCCCACAAACTCTGCAGTGGAATGGATGGATCCCTGGGCAGACAGGACAGACAGGGAAATGACCTCCTGACCAAAGCCAACCCACGTTGCCCCCTGAGTGTTTCCCCATTTGTACTGCAAGTGCAGCTTCTACCCCACTATCTGCAGCCTCAGTTCAAATGTGGGCCAGGCACCTGTGTCCTCCTCACCAGGATGTTCCCCTGGAGctaggagggcagagggaggcttCCCTTTGCACCCTTCAATTTGGGACCTCAATCCTGTAACCAGTACCTGTCTTCACCCTACACCCCTCAGCAGGCCCCTACCCTGGTGCTACATTACACCCATCTGATTAAGTATGTGATGTTCCAAGCTGAGTCTCTCCTCcacaaacacaaacaaatgaaaactctATATCCAGGGCACCTCCCTCTATTTTGTTCCATCCCCACCCAGGATCCAGTAGCCCCTCTATGTCCTTGTTACTGCTCACTGATGTGAATCCTCATGTGGCACTGGTGTGAAGCCTCATGTGAGGTCAAAGGTGTTGTGAAAGCCCTTACCACAACAAATCACTATCCACTTGTTGGCTGGAATTCTGCCCCACAGGACAGAGATCCCTAAGGGCTGCCCACCCTGGGGAAATTGTGCTTGGGATGAAGCCTAACAGCTCACTactaagaaagaaaaggcattccCAGCAGAGAGAACAATGGGTGGAAAGGTCCTGAGGCTGGAAGGACATATGCAATGGGCTTGGGGAGTAAGGAGTAGTCAGATTCTGTTGAGGCTGAGTGGGCAGGGGTGAAActaaaacaggaattttaggggaatataggcaggtttaggaaatttttagaattggggttcATGGAAAAAACATTGGGCTACAGATGggggagaagttacatttccataagacaaggaagccaggtgTAGTTACATTTCCagaagacaagggaactggaactAGCCAAAAGTctataaagaagaaggaagaacgCCTAGGAGACAATGATGGAGGAGGGCCTCAGaagtcactatagtaaccaatttgaaagggaatattgaccaatcagaggggatatcaggacacaggaactgcagcctttataaaccattgAAAGAGGAAGTCGGTGggactttccccctccccacgtgggagtccattctgtgggacccttcccccctccccacgtgggagtccattctgtgggaccctttccccctccccacgtgggagtctgtacttgtccatcaataaatctccacctttgctatactacccactgtccgtggattcattcttcaactccggtggacaaagaatccgaattccagtccaaaaattccgtttcaaAACTGAGCAGGGTCTTGTGGGCCACCTGCAGACTCACTGCTGCCCAAGACTCCCCAAGGTTGGAAGATTGGTGTGCTGGTGGCCCCTTCAGGCTGCTGCAGTCTGGGAAGAGAAGCCAGACGGTGATGTTTTGTGTCTTCACTGCCCCTCACCTCCAGGCTTAGTAAAGGGCCCACCTGGGACATAGGCATCTCCCCAGAGTTGGTCAGTCAGGTAGTCCCAATTAGGTGTTTGCAGACGCCTACTCCTGACCAGGAAGACATGGGGCATCACCTCCAGGAATGGTAAGGTGgtttgcacacacacactggggctGCCTCTTTCACCTGCTGTCAGACCTCACCAGCATGATTATCCCAGGTGGAAAGGGAGGGGGCAGCCATGAAGGAGCTTCATTCTCTCAATGCAAATTTCATGACAGGCCCAGGGAGCAGACTTCCAGTTACCTGTCTTGGGGCCTACCATTCCTTCCCTTCCATGACAGATTCCTAAAGGTACTCTCCAGCCTCCAGGGACAGACAAGCTCTAGGGCCCCCAAGTAGGTCAAGCAAGGGCAAGACTGTAGCCTAGGAAGCtcttggggatggggagaggaaaCAGACCCCGGGGGTTTTGAGTGTCTTCCCATAGTACCAACAGGGCTGAAGACCTAAGGGTCTGTTTGCCAGGCAACATCCTACTTAGTTATTCAAATCACAGTAGCTGTCTgaggaagcaggggagggtgACTGATTACTTGCTCCAGAGGATAGAGAGACAGCAGGATCTAATAAGTAAAGACAGAGTGAGGTTCCAGGCTGTGCATTTTCAAGCAGGAACTCCACCTTTTTGATCCTCAGATACCTAGAACTGATGTTCAACCAGAAGCACACTGTTAAGGTGTAGCAGACATTAAAATACTCGTTAATATCCAGCTCCTAGTGACTGCCTGGGACAGCTCTCCTTCAGTCTCCGCACATTTCAAAACCATTGCCAAGGACCTTACCTCAGCACTCTggctaagccagccgtgggcaaactacggcccgcgggccggatccagcccgtttgaaatgaataaaac
This is a stretch of genomic DNA from Myotis daubentonii chromosome 15, mMyoDau2.1, whole genome shotgun sequence. It encodes these proteins:
- the POLR2I gene encoding DNA-directed RNA polymerase II subunit RPB9 isoform X1, with translation MEPDGTYEPGFVGIRFCQECNNMLYPKEDKENRILLYAVILDTPHYPNLETPSPGPPLRGSPCPPFQWPLPAPRALPQCRNCDYQQEADNSCIYVNKITHEVDELTQIIADVSQDPTLPRTEDHPCQKCGHKEAVFFQSHSARAEDAMRLYYVCTAPHCGHRWTE
- the OVOL3 gene encoding LOW QUALITY PROTEIN: putative transcription factor ovo-like protein 3 (The sequence of the model RefSeq protein was modified relative to this genomic sequence to represent the inferred CDS: inserted 2 bases in 2 codons; deleted 2 bases in 1 codon; substituted 3 bases at 3 genomic stop codons); the encoded protein is MPHVFLVRSRRLQTPNWDYLTDQLWGDAYVPDCSSLKGPPAHQSSNLGESWAAGGQPLGISVLWGRIPANKWIVICCGKGFHNTFDXHMRLHTRIHPFHCRVCGKAFTXHXXLETHLAKVHGGSQPATLTAYRELREKLHVCTICGFTSSRPXTFAQHWALHRAA
- the POLR2I gene encoding DNA-directed RNA polymerase II subunit RPB9 isoform X2 translates to MEPDGTYEPGFVGIRFCQECNNMLYPKEDKENRILLYACRNCDYQQEADNSCIYVNKITHEVDELTQIIADVSQDPTLPRTEDHPCQKCGHKEAVFFQSHSARAEDAMRLYYVCTAPHCGHRWTE